The stretch of DNA GCCCCATCACCCCCAACCTGTCCCGCTCCTTACGGCTCATCTCCAGTATCCCCTCTCTCATTTCCACCCCCTTGTCGGGGGCTATTATAGGGGACATTTCTACTTTGGCAGATAGGGGACATTATCATTTTGGTATGACATAGAAAGTTCTAGTGCTCTTGATAGAGGGTGGAATTAGAGGAACGACCGGAGCTTGAGGAAGGTGTGGTGTGAGCAAACCAACCCCACTCAGCTTGCTTATGAGCCCGGCAACCTGAACTCGGCGGGATCAAGGCCAGCGTGTTCGAAAAATTTATTGCCCCCCTTCTGCTTTTTAAGCCGATTTTCAAAGCGACGCGCTTCAGATAGGCTTGAAAATAAACGCTGCCACACTATAACCCACGGGCCCCTGCCTCTGGTCCATTTGGATATGCCGGCATTATGTTGGTCGAGGCGGCGTTTGACATCATCGGTGACACCAATATAAAAGCGTTTGTGGAAGGCAGACCAGAGGATATAAACAAAATAGTTCTTGCTCATCATGCAAGAAAAAAGGCTCCACAGTGATGCGGAGCCCATCGTGATTGGTAGCGTTGACTGTACTGCCTGGCGGGAGAACCAGCGATCCCGCTCAGCGGGATTATGAGCCTGACGAACTTCCTTGCTGCTCCACCCCGCAATAGTTAATTCTAAGCAATACTAACATAATAACTAGCTCCGTCAAATAGAAAGTTCTAGTGCTGGAAATTCCTGAAGGGAGCCCTTCCGCGGATTCCACCTTAGCCGGTCTTCCCCAGGATAAATGAAATTATCAGGAGCAGAAGGACAATGGTGGTGAACACCGCATAGATCCAGTCCCGTTGATGAATAAAAGCAAAAATCGTGACGGCCACGCGCACGACAGGCATTAGAATCAGGAGAAGCAACCCCGCCATTACCACTGCCCGTCCGCGGAAGTTCAAGATGCCGGACTCGACCTGGAGGATGGTCTGCATTGTATTCGCGCCAGGGCTGGTGAGTCGGGGAAGCGCACAGGGAGCGGTCACGTAGTCCGGATGGTGGACAAAGCTTGTGACCGTACCCCCGACGATGAGCGCGAGCGCCGCGATCACTCCGGCGAAGAGGATGCGACTGATAATCTTCTCAACCCTTTCGACCTCTGCGTCAAGGGCGCCGTTCATTGCATCATTATGCATATTTTCATTCATCTCACGTGCATTCCCTTCCAGAACATCCCGAGTGCTATCCAGACGAGCAGGGTCACGAAGGCGTAGCGCAGTCTCGCGCTGCTGATATGCCTGAGGATCCTGGCCCCCGCAAGAGAGCCGAGTATGACACCTGTCGCGACCGGCGCGGTGATGAATGGGGCTATGTCCCCACGCGCGAAGTACACTCCCGCGCTCGCCGCGGCCGTCACCCCTATCATGAAGTTGCTCGTCGTGGTGGCCACCTTGATGGGCACCCCCATGATGGCATCCATTGTTGGCACTTTCAGGAATCCTCCGCCCACGCCCAGCAGTCCGCTGCCCACTCCTGCCAGACAGCTCACCGCAAACCCTGCACCACTATGTCTCACCCCGTAATGGATCTCTCGTTCGATGGCCTCGTCGTAGTAGTTGCTGTGCAGCTTGAGGCGCAGGGCGAGATTGTCGGAGTTCTCCGCCATAAGATGAACCTTCTTTTTGATCCGGGCCATGGTGTATGCGAGATAGAGGAGGGTAAAACAGAAAACAAAGTAGAGCCATTTCGCGTTGATGATCACTGCGATGAATGCTCCGATGATCGCTCCCGCCACGGTGGCCACCTCGAGAAACATCGCGAGGCGCATGTTGGTGATGCCTTTTCTCAGGTAGGTGGAGGAAGAGCCGATGGACGTGGCAATCACGGAGACGATGGAGGCGCCGATTGCATATCGTATGTCTATGCCGAGCAGGAGCGTGAGGGCCGGAACGATAATGAGCCCCCCGCCGATGCCGAGGAGGGCCCCAATAACGCCAGCGCAGAAGGAAAGCGCGAGATTGATGAGTGTGAATTCAAGCGGGGTCATGATGATCTCTGCTGATTTTTCATTATCTGCCCCCTCACCCTAGCAAAAAACAAGAATTGCAACGTATAAAAAACAGTCGTAACGTTGTCACCACGGAGCTCACGGAGGCGCACAGAGAGCACGGAGACTGTTACAGCAGCAACAACAGTTTCTCGTTTCTGATTTCTAGAAAGAGATTGATCTGTGTGTATCCCTGCCTGCCGGCAGGTGTGTTCATCTGTGGCTAAAATTAATCCTCATAATCCGTGGTTACACTCATGAACTTCTCTGTGTACTCCGTGCTTCTCTGTGGTAAAAAATTGAAGGTCCGTAGCGAAAATGGGGAAAGTCCAGAGCTTCTTCCCGTCTTGACAGCACCGGCGTGCTGTACTAATATGGGGTTTCCGTGTTTCGGAGAGGTATGGCGGGCTACGGAGAGAGCGAAGATCAGCTCAAGATGAAGGGGGTTCAAAAATGAAGAGAGCAGCCTTGTATGCCGTTGCGGCGAGTGTGCTCGTATCTGCCGGCTGTGCCGGTCTATCGACGGTCAACTACAGCCGTTGCGACAGGGGAAGAAAGATCACGCGCGTGGCGGTGATCGCGTACAATCAGACAACCGCCGACCGGTACGAGATGTGGGCCTGGACAAAGAAGAGGCCGCGCGTGGTGCCGCCGGACACCTTCGATGAACAGGTCGTCGCCTCGCTCTCAGCGAAAACAGATTACCAGATCATCCCCCCGGCAACCGTCAGGGAGGCGCTCACCAGGCTCAACCTGCAGAAGAAGTCAATACTCAGCCGGAGCGAGATGAGAAACTTTCGCCAATTGACCGGCGCCGACGCTATCCTCTTCGCAGAGGTCTCATTCTACCTGCAGAACTACCTCTTCTACAGAACATTCGGGCTGGTGGAGATTACCATGCGGCTGAGGGGGACGCCGGATAACCGCCTGCTCTGGGAGGCAAAGGGGCGGAACTTTGCCCTCTTGATCTCAACGGACAGCGCGCTCAAAAAGACCCGTGACAAGATGCTGGTGCAGCTCGCGCAGAAGCTGGCGCATGACAAGCCGATGGCGATGTAGAACGGGGCGAAGAAATGGCCATGGCTGTGTTGCGCTCTATCTGTCGGTGACGCTACTCCCGTCCTCCTTGAACTCTGGATGCCACCTGGATAACAGACGGATGAGTGATCTCAGGATGAGCACAGGGCAAACCGGCCTGGTCTATAGCGATGTATATCTCACGCACGATCCCGGCCCTGGGAACCCCGAAAGCCCGGGGCGACTCAGGGCGATTATCAGAGTCCTTGATGAGGCGCGGCTCCGGGAGAAGCTGAACCCCATAGAGCCAGCCCCCGCCGAGCTGAAGTGGATCGCGCGCGTCCATGACAAGTTTTATATCGAGCGCGTCCGCGAGGCCTGTGAAAGAGCTCCCACTGATCTCGATTGGGATACCA from Candidatus Auribacterota bacterium encodes:
- a CDS encoding GIY-YIG nuclease family protein; this encodes MMSKNYFVYILWSAFHKRFYIGVTDDVKRRLDQHNAGISKWTRGRGPWVIVWQRLFSSLSEARRFENRLKKQKGGNKFFEHAGLDPAEFRLPGS
- a CDS encoding DUF1634 domain-containing protein, with protein sequence MHNDAMNGALDAEVERVEKIISRILFAGVIAALALIVGGTVTSFVHHPDYVTAPCALPRLTSPGANTMQTILQVESGILNFRGRAVVMAGLLLLILMPVVRVAVTIFAFIHQRDWIYAVFTTIVLLLLIISFILGKTG
- a CDS encoding sulfite exporter TauE/SafE family protein; amino-acid sequence: MIMTPLEFTLINLALSFCAGVIGALLGIGGGLIIVPALTLLLGIDIRYAIGASIVSVIATSIGSSSTYLRKGITNMRLAMFLEVATVAGAIIGAFIAVIINAKWLYFVFCFTLLYLAYTMARIKKKVHLMAENSDNLALRLKLHSNYYDEAIEREIHYGVRHSGAGFAVSCLAGVGSGLLGVGGGFLKVPTMDAIMGVPIKVATTTSNFMIGVTAAASAGVYFARGDIAPFITAPVATGVILGSLAGARILRHISSARLRYAFVTLLVWIALGMFWKGMHVR
- a CDS encoding DUF799 family lipoprotein; amino-acid sequence: MKRAALYAVAASVLVSAGCAGLSTVNYSRCDRGRKITRVAVIAYNQTTADRYEMWAWTKKRPRVVPPDTFDEQVVASLSAKTDYQIIPPATVREALTRLNLQKKSILSRSEMRNFRQLTGADAILFAEVSFYLQNYLFYRTFGLVEITMRLRGTPDNRLLWEAKGRNFALLISTDSALKKTRDKMLVQLAQKLAHDKPMAM